From the genome of Prunus persica cultivar Lovell chromosome G8, Prunus_persica_NCBIv2, whole genome shotgun sequence:
ACGACGCTTGCACGATGctccaacaatattaaccAAGCTATTGCAAGATGTGAAGAAAGTGGCAATATCAGCATTTCCCTTTGCCACGGCCACAAGAGCTAATTGAAGTTGATGTGCAAAACAATGAATATAATAGGCACAAggattttctctcaaaatctgTGTTTTAAGACCATTGAACTCACCCTTCATATTACTAGCTCCATCATATCCTTGTCCTCTTAGCATGGAAATGCTCAATTCCTCTCTTGCAAACAATATGTCAATAGCCTCCTTGAGTGAGTTTGATGTAGTATCCCTAACATGTTGAATGCCCACAAACCTCTCAATTACATCCCCACTTTTGTCCACATAACGAAACACCACCGCCATCTGTTCTTTTACTGACACATCACGTGATTCATCaactaataaagagaagaatgCACCATCCATATCCTTGATGATTTTCTTAATAGTTTCAGTGGCACAAGCATTCACAAGATCTTTTTGAATTGTTGGAGCTATTAACTTGAGATTCCCGGGAGCATTTTCTAACACAACGGCCTTCACTTTCTCATCATGATCAGCAAGAAACTGTAAGAGCTCTAAATAATTCCCCTTGTTGCTTGAAGTGTCACTCTCATCATGCCCACGAAAAGGAAGACCTTGCCTCAATAAAAATCTCACACAATCAAGAGAAGCTGTCAAGCAAATACGATAATCAATACGAGCTTGCTCTGATTGCTTTATCAAAGCTGTTCGGATGTGTTGCTTTTGATTCATAAGATCCACACAATACTGTCTAGATTGATTATGAACACTTCCAACAGGTCCAACATGTTGCctaattttatctttcttcttccaattccTAAAACCCATCTCTGTGAAGGCGTCGCTACACCCTTGACCAATTCTGAAATTGGATTTGAAGAGATAACAATAAAGGCAAAATGCAGCATCTTTACTAATACTGTACTCCAACCAGTCAAACTCATCAAACCACTTGACATTAAAGCGTCGATCATACCCTGAAAGATCAGTTTGTGGAAATGTGTGATCCTTGGGCTGACATGGACCCTTTTGTAGATATGCTCTTCGAACTTCGTCTCTAATGTTAGGATCATAATCCAACATTTGAGGTCGAAGTCCAGGGTCTGCAATAAGATTAGCTAATATATCTTGCAACTCACTTTCTTTTGAACTATCCACATCTCTAGAAATATCCACATCTCTAGAAATATCAACATCTCTCGAACTCGAACTACCCACATTATCCGAACTAGAAGTAGTTGATGCGAACCTTCTCTTAAAGTATCGTTCCATAACTGTATTGGTAGAAATAACCAATCAAAcatcaacaatattaaaaagcCATAACTTATGCAaactaaccaaaataaaatccaacaaCTAATCAAATTTACCAATTATTATCTAACATAAAAcactaatttattcaaacaaaCTAACCAAAACTAGAAGCccttaatttattcaaactaaccAAGAGATATAATCTTACATAAAAGTAAAAtcctaatttattcaaactaactaaccaaaatcaaaaccccTAATTAATTGAAACTAACCAAGATaatcatataatataacataaaaataaaacgataatttattcaaactaactaGCCAAAACctctaatttattcaaactaacatAAAAGCCCTAGTTAATTCAAACTaacaaactaaaataaaatctcaacaacaaacaacaacaacaactaaTCAAGAAAAACACTAACATATAAGAATctttactaattaattaaagcataAAGAAAATAGGATAACATACTTTCAAACTAActaaccaaaatcaaaaccccTAATTAATTGAAACTAACCAAGATAATCATATAatctaacataaaaataaaaccctaatttattcaaactaactaaccaaaaccaaaacctctaatttattcaaactaacatAAAAGCCCTAgtttattcaaactaacaaagtaaaataaaatctcaacaacaaaaaacaataactAATCAAAAAACACTAACATATAAGAATctttactaattaattaaagcataAAGAAAATAGGATAACATACTCTCAAATTTGAGGGATAAATCCACCtttgaaatcaaattgaattttggaGGCACTTATTCAATTTTCTGCTGCCCAGTGCCCATCGCCGACGCCACTTTACTGCCTCCACCGACTGATTTGTGAGGGGGGAGGGAAAGCCACcattgaattggattggagGTTGGTTGTTTTAGTTGGGGTTGGAATTTAGGTTAGAGAATTTGatattgagaagaagaaatgggtTTGAAACTGATGGGTTTTCGGGTAGCACAGCAGCTGTGCtgctgttttgttttgttttttttaaacctgtgccaaaacgacgtcgttttggccaggtgttattataaaaaaaaaagtgtaagtgaaacgacgtcgttttgaagAATAgcgcgcaaaaaaaaaaaaaaaaacttaagtgcaacgacgtcgtttcgACGTCGAGggcgcaaaaaaaaaaaaccacttaaatgaaacgacgtcgttttgacgtcgaccaaacaaaaaaaaacgatGCGCGCTGCGCGCAAGCTCTCCACAGCTGCGCAGCAGCACAGCAGTTTGCCCCATTGGGGCATTTCATCGAGCACCTTGCGAGGGTCAATTTGAGCGGCTCTAATGGAGGATTTCAGAGGTTGCAGGGGTCAATTGACCACCCTTGCTCCTCTGTGGATCCGCCCCTGTGCAAGCCCATAAGTATTTAACAAATATAGAGTCAAATCGTGGCTTGGAGATATCAAATGAGGtatgaatatggttttttgttttgttttgttttgttttgttttgttttttccaattttagaTTAGCCAATTTGGCATTGTTGTGATGTGAAAATAGTcgctgtcagatttgctgtgagagaaaacaGTTTGACGTTTGATAAACTTTTTGTTGAAAGTGTTGTCGGTACTGATTCCCacataatcaaaaaataatttcagcataatcattaaacccagcTCCTCTTCGAAATTGATTcccgcataatcagaaaatgaaaacacatTATTAGCTGCTTTTCCTTATAACTTTCTCTCAtatcaatttttaacaataagtgattttctcatagtttaccaaatggGTTGGGCTTCCCGAAAtgtttaaaaaatcacttatcacctgAAATAAATAATGCCAAACGGGCACTTAGATCGCAAGTCACTTCAAAATATGCAATTGAAATATATGTGGAGAGAGATTCAAACTTGCGTGCAAGTAGCGGGTTTATTACTTTGACTAACCAGCCTAATTTACCTATGTGTAAGTATTTACTATTTACTCGCACacaataaaacttaaaaaacccaaaaaataattaaatgatatttttt
Proteins encoded in this window:
- the LOC109950866 gene encoding zinc finger MYM-type protein 1-like → MERYFKRRFASTTSSSDNVGSSSSRDVDISRDVDISRDVDSSKESELQDILANLIADPGLRPQMLDYDPNIRDEVRRAYLQKGPCQPKDHTFPQTDLSGYDRRFNVKWFDEFDWLEYSISKDAAFCLYCYLFKSNFRIGQGCSDAFTEMGFRNWKKKDKIRQHVGPVGSVHNQSRQYCVDLMNQKQHIRTALIKQSEQARIDYRICLTASLDCVRFLLRQGLPFRGHDESDTSSNKGNYLELLQFLADHDEKVKAVVLENAPGNLKLIAPTIQKDLVNACATETIKKIIKDMDGAFFSLLVDESRDVSVKEQMAVVFRYVDKSGDVIERFVGIQHVRDTTSNSLKEAIDILFAREELSISMLRGQGYDGASNMKGEFNGLKTQILRENPCAYYIHCFAHQLQLALVAVAKGNADIATFFTSCNSLVNIVGASCKRRDILRDQLQKDVTEALEKDTFPTGRGLNQETCLKRPGDTRWNSHYGTLLSIISMFKSVVKVLKFIIEDGSTDNLGEANRSLREIQSFEFVFHLFFMRSILGATNDLSQALQRKDQDIENAMTLVKVCKDQLQHMRENAFEALLDQVSSFCAKHDILVPNMDDAYVAQWRSHRRAPIITHLHHYRVDIFIQIIEWQLAELNRRFSEVNTELLLCLTCLSPDDSFIAFDKQKLLRFAEFYPQDFNSRDLLALEDQLEIYITHMRTMTDFSQLKGIGSLARKMVEKGLHRTYNYVYLLLRLALTLPVATASVERAFSAMNIVKGPLRNRMGDQWLSDSLLVYIEKDVFACIDNETIMLRFQNMKTRRGQL